A region of Amyelois transitella isolate CPQ chromosome 19, ilAmyTran1.1, whole genome shotgun sequence DNA encodes the following proteins:
- the LOC132902888 gene encoding juvenile hormone esterase-like — MSKLCVMSVLVIVLLIAPVFMTGGKVPEVMTTHGRVEGTTLRTLIRDTQYYGFMGIPFARPPVNDLRFLPPQPIKSWDGVLKATKEKQACVQYNTNIKKGQSLGVYGSEDCLYLDIFTPDLDQNKRPVIVFVYNENFAISHNKTKDYTPDFFIEENVLIVTISHRLSVFGFLSLEDESVPGNSGLKDIVEGLKWIKITNLLLRLFRLHKSLQLLYFLLMQQRQ; from the exons ATGTCGAAATTATGCGTTATGTCCGTccttgttattgttttattaatagcaCCCGTGTTTATGACGGGGGGCAAAGTGCCAGAAGTAATGACCACACATGGCAGGGTAGAAGGGACCACTTTGAGGACTCTGATTCGTGATACTCAGTACTATGGGTTCATGGGAATACCTTTCGCGAGACCACCAGTCAACGATTTGAGATTCTTG CCTCCACAACCTATTAAATCTTGGGACGGCGTTCTgaaagcgactaaggaaaaacAAGCATGTGTCCAGTATAacaccaacataaaaaaggGTCAAAGTTTGGGGGTCTACGGGTCAGAAGACTGCCTTTATCTGGATATTTTCACACCCGACTTAGATCAAAACAAACGCCCTGTAATTGTGTTTGTCTACAACGAGAATTTCGCAATCTCTcacaacaaaacaaaggaTTATACTCcagatttttttatcgaaGAAAATGTATTGATTGTTACTATTAGTCACCGACTGTCCGTATTTGGCTTTCTTTCTTTGGAGGATGAAAGTGTGCCCGGAAACTCTGGATTAAAAGATATAGTTGAAGGCTTAAAATGGATAAAAATTACGAATTTACTTTTGCGCTTGTTTCGACTTCATAAATCTCTGCAGTTACTTTATTTTCTGTTGATGCAACAACGGCAATAG
- the LOC106132519 gene encoding juvenile hormone esterase-like, with protein sequence MCPCSIILFVIFSYGRGDKIHVNLGNCIVIGRKFNTIFDNRSYASFWDIPYGVSPVGELRFKPPKATQLCTNGTSDHSSANRKTCARQFEEDCLHLSIHMPISDKQTHMPVLVWTHEDSTHHGPDFLIDEGLIVVSVSFRTAILGFLNTEDDFAQGNMGGKDILLALKWIRDNISHFNGNPNEVTVVGSEKSAVLVASLLLSPAAEGLFARVIIQGGSALSPADYRNYNFDVANKLYRNLYGPFEKLNRTRLYELLSNTLVDTLLLASRDLFDSTEVRDAQRLINNFGPTVERTRNFFMNKTPLSVYKRKLANNNVEVMMGYTSLESLYKLQGFEKNRQLLKYLNYNFQYVLPFEGSKDEYGSKRYREIRRRIMDFYFVNGTIGEGSLRRYAKYVSDQVIYPLLRQARLHTEGSSDNVYLYRFSFKGVLNVVWNITVPGLDWRGATAGDEICYLFKCKSVNDAYNSTGVSDERHFIKKIARLLANFVKFGNPTPIKEDDVLGDLEWLPLQRHKVAQVLSLGRKLKLLNVPELQRMEFWDRLQTDFFADKLPKDEL encoded by the exons ATGTGTCCATGTTCTATAATTTTGTTCGTAATATTCAGCTATGGACGTGGTGATAAAATACATGTGAATCTTGGAAACTGTATAGTTATTGGCAGAAAATTTAACACGATATTTGACAACAGATCGTATGCAAGTTTTTGGGATATACCGTATGGGGTATCACCCGTAGGAGAGTTGAGGTTTAAG CCACCAAAAGCTACACAACTCTGCACTAACGGCACATCAGACCACAGCTCTGCAAATAGAAAAACGTGCGCGCGTCAGTTCGAAGAGGATTGCCTTCATCTCTCCATACACATGCCGATATCCGATAAACAAACACATATGCCTGTCTTAGTTTGGACGCACGAAGATTCTACTCATCATGGCCCAGATTTCCTCATAGACGAAGGTTTGATTGTAGTATCCGTCTCATTCAGAACGGCAATACTCGGATTTCTAAACACTGAAGACGATTTCGCCCAAGGCAATATGGGAGGCAAAGATATATTACTAGCCCTGAAATGGATCAGAGATAACATCAGCCATTTCAATGGAAATCCGAACGAGGTGACAGTAGTTGGATCGGAGAAAAGTGCCGTTTTGGTTGCCTCTTTGTTACTGTCCCCCGCGGCAGAAGGTTTATTCGCCAGAGTTATCATACAAGGTGGATCGGCGTTATCCCCGGCAGATTACCGAAATTACAATTTCGATGTCGCCAATAAATTATATCGGAATCTTTACGGACCATTCGAGAAATTGAATCGAACGAGGCTTTATGAATTACTTTCAAATACTCTTGTTGATACTTTGTTATTGGCATCACGAGATCTGTTTGATAGCACGGAAGTTAGAGACGCTCAAAGGTTGATCAATAATTTCGGCCCTACTGTTGAGAGGACAAGGaacttttttatgaataaaactcCTTTATCAGTTTACAAACGAAAACTCGCTAATAACAACGTCGAGGTAATGATGGGATATACGAGTTTGGAGTCCCTTTACAAATTGCAGGGGTTTGAGAAGAATAGGCAGCTTTtgaagtatttaaattataacttcCAATACGTATTACCGTTCGAAGGCTCAAAGGACGAATATGGTTCGAAGAGGTATCGTGAGATAAGACGAAGGATAAtggatttttatttcgttaatgGCACGATAGGGGAGGGGAGCTTGAGGCGGTATGCGAAATACGTCTCGGATCAAGTGATTTATCCGTTGCTTCGTCAGGCGAGGCTCCATACGGAGGGATCAAGTGACAATGTTTACCTGTATAGATTTTCTTTTAAGGGAGTGTTGAATGTCGTTTGGAACATTACTGTGCCGGGTTTAGATTGGCGCGGGGCGACAGCTGGGGACGAAATCTGCTACCTATTCAAGTGCAAATCAGTAAACGACGCTTACAATAGCACCGGCGTCTCGGATGAAAGGCACTTCATTAAGAAAATTGCGAGATTATTGGCGAATTTCGTTAAATTTGG CAACCCAACGCCGATCAAGGAAGACGATGTCTTAGGTGATCTTGAGTGGTTACCGCTTCAGCGACACAAAGTAGCCCAAGTTCTCAGTCTAGGTCGAAAACTAAAACTGCTCAATGTTCCCGAACTCCAAAGAATGGAGTTTTGGGATCGCTTGCAAACTGATTTTTTCGCCGACAAACTCCCAAAAGATGAACTTTAA